A segment of the Streptomyces sp. L2 genome:
AGCACCCCGTGACAGCGGCCCCGGCGCTGGCCGGCCTGCTGGGCGACGGTCCGCACCGCACCGCCCTCACCGCGCTGCGCGCCGAACTCGACGCCCTGCCCAGCCCCGCCGAAGTCGCCCTCCACATCGAGGACCTGCTCCGCATCCCCGCCGCCGTATGACGACCTCCCCTCCTCCTCCGCACCGAAAGACAGGTCCCGGCATGAACGCCACCTCGTATCTGATCGCCGCCGCGGGCATCCCCAACTACGGCGACGAGGCCATCGCCGCGGGCTGGCTGCGGCACCTCGCCCGCACCGCCCCCGACCGGAACGTCGTCCTCGACTGCGTCGACCCCGCACGCGCCCGGCGCACACTCGGCGGTCTGCACCCGCGCGCCACGTTCACCGACACCCTGTGGCGGCTCTCCCGCGCCCCCGGCCGCCCCGGCCCCGCCGAGGCGGTGGCCCGGGTCGAGCGAGCCGTCCTCGCCGCCGACGCCGAACAGGACCCAGGGCTACGGCAGTTGCTCGCCGCCGACGTCGTCCACCTGCTCGGCGGCGGCTACGTCAACGGGCTCTGCCCCCAGCACCTCGGCCTCGTCGCCGGGGCCGGCGCGGCCGTCCGCCGCTCGGGCGGGCGCGCCGCGCTCACCGGACTCGGCCTGTGGCCCGCCTTCGACGACGACGGCAGCGCGCTGCGGCACGCCGTGGAACCGTTCACCGTGCTCGACGTGCGCGACGAGGTCTCCCTGCGGGCGCTGGCCCGCACCGACGCCCGCTGCACCGGCGACGACCTCTTCCTCGACGCCGGGCCGCAGCTGTACCGGACGGACGGGGAGGAGCTGCCGCCGGTGATGGTCTGCGCGCAGACCGTGGAACTCCTCGACCTCGCCGTCAAGACCGTCGAGGCGTGGGGGGAGGGCGGCGGCGACGGCGAGCGGATCGGCCTCGTCGAGTGCGACCCCGGCGACGACCACGAGGTGTTCGCCGAGGCCGCCCGGCGCTGGCCCGCCGCCCGCACCTACAGCGCCGCATCACTGCTGACGGACGGGTTCCCGGCCACCGCCGGGCAGACCTGGATCACCTCCCGCTTCCACCCGCACCTGGTCGCCGCCGCAGCCGGAGCCGCCGGTGTCGCCCTCGACCACGGGCCCGCCGGGTACTACGCCGTCAAGCACCGCTCCCTCGTCGAGTGCGGCTCCGGCTGGCGGATCAGCGGGGGCGCCGACATCCCGGAACGACCCGAGGGCAAGGGCTTCTCCCCGGCCCGCCAGGAGGAACTGCGCACCATCAAGCAGCGCATCGCAGCGGAGATCCACTCGTGACAGCCGTTTCCGACCACGCTTCCGTGACAGCCGCCGTTCCCGCCGATGCCGGCCTGACGGGCGCGGCCGACGCCGGGGCCGGGCTGGAGCGGCGGCTCGGGGACCCCTGGGACCAGGCGAACCCGTACGGATTCCGGGCGCTGCTCCAGGCGGAGGAGCGGTCCGAACTCCTCGGCCCGGCCGAGGAGGCGCTCACCGCGTCCGGTTTCGGCGCGCACCTGGTGCCGGCCGCCCTCGGCGGGCGACTGACCCGCGCCGACGAACTGGCGCGGGCGGTGCGGCCCGTGTTCCGCCGGGACCTGGCGCTCGGGTTCGGGCACGGCATCACGTCCCTGTTCGCCGCGTCCGCCGTATGGGCGGCCGGGTCCCAGGCGCAGCGCGCCCACCTGGCCGGCCTGCTGTGCGGCGGCGGCCGCGTGGCCATCGTGCACCACAACCTCGCCCACGGCAGCGCCGTCCTGCGCGGCGAACTCGCCGCGCGACCACACCGATCAGGCGGGTACACCCTGAGCGGGCGCAAGGACATGGTGATCAACGCCGAACGCGCCGACGCCCTCGTCGTCTACGCCCGCACCGCCGACGCCCCGGCCCCCGGCCGCGGCAGCCACTCCGTGCTCCTCGTCGACCCGGCGGCGCTCCCGGAGGGCGCCGTGCGCGCTCTGCCCCGCAAGGTCACCGGAGGCATGCGCGGCTGCCACTTCTCGGGCTTCGACTTCGACGACTGCCCGGTCCCGGACGACGCCCTGATCGGCGCCGAGGGCGACGGCGTCCGGCTCGCCCTGCGCACCTTCCAGCTCAACCGCGCCCTCATCCCGGCCGCCGCGATCGCCTCCGTCGACACCGCGCTGCGCGGCGCCGTACGGGCCCAACTAGGCCGTGGCCGCGAAGACTTCGGACGGCACGGTCCGCTGCTCGCCGGGGTCTTCGCGGACCTGCTGGCCTGCGACGCGTTCGCCTCCGCGACGCTGCGTTCGCTCCACCTGCTCCCGGACAGCGCCCACCTGGCCGCCGCGGCGGTCAAGTACCTGGTGCCCGAACTGCTGCGGGACGACGTCGAGGCCCTCACCACGGTGCTCGCCGCCGACAGCACGGACCCGGCGCTGCCGCTCACCCGGGCGCTGACCGCGAAGCTGCTGCGCGACCTGCCGGCCGCCGGCCTCGGCCACGCGGGCACCGCCGCCTGCCAGGCCGTCATCGCGCCCCAGCTCCCGCTGCTCGCCCGCACGTCCTGGTTCCGGGCGGCCGAACCGCCCGACGCCGTACTGCGGCCGGGGGGCGAGCTGCCCCCGCTCGACCTGGGCGCCCTCGCCGTGGCCGGCGGCGACGACTTCCTCGCCGCCGCCCTGAACGCCACCGCGGGACGGCTGCGCGACCGCCGCGACCAGGGGGCCTACGAGCGGACGCTCGCCGCGTACGCGCGCGGCTTCACCGCCGAACTCTGGGCGCTGCACGACCGCTGCGCCGCCCTGCCGGCCGGCGCCCGGCCCGACCTGAGCAGCCCCGAGTGGTGCGCGCTCGTCGACCGGTACGCGCTGCTCTCGGCGGCCGGCGCGGTGGTCGCCCTGTGGGAACGCCGCCGTGACGACGGCACGTTCACCGGCGACCCGGCCTGGGCCCTGCTCGCCCTGAGCAGGCTCGCGGGCCGCCTCGGACTCGACCTGCCGGAACCACCGGAAGGTTGCGTGGCCCGGGTGCTGGCGGAGGTGGTGGCGCGGCTCCGTGCGGGGACCGGCTACGACCTGCACCGCACGCCCCTGGCGGAAGGAGAGGACCTCCCATGACCGACACTGCCCTGACCGATGTTGCGATCACTGACGCTGCCATCACCGACACCGGCAGCACCGGCACCACCGCGCCCGCCCTCACGGTGGGCGAGCCCCTGTACGTCCCCGGCATCGAGGGCCCCTGGGCCCCCGTCCGGCAGGCCCTTCGCTGGCACGGGCACGCGGTCGTGCACGGGCACTGGCAGCGCTGGCTGCCCGCCGCCCTCGCCGACCCCGATCTGCGCAATCTGCTGGGCGGCCGGGACTGGGAGCGGTTCAGCGGGCTGACCGACCCCACGGCCCGTTCCCGGTTCGCCGCGTCCCGGCTGCTGGTGCGGCACGCGGTCGGCGCGGCCCTGAGCGTCGACCCGGGGTCCGTCGAGCTGAGCTACAAACCGGGCGGTCGGCCCTACATTCGCGGCTGCGGTCAGATCGAGCTGAGCCTCAGCCACACCCGGGACCTGATCGTCGTCGCCCTCAGCGGGCGCGGCCGGATCGGCGTCGACACCGAACTGTCCGACCGGCGCGTCCGCTACGCCGCCGTCGAGCGCAGCCTGTGCAGCCCGGCCGAACGCGCCCGGCTGGCCCACCTGGACGAGGCCGCCCGCAACCGGGAACTCCTGCGCATCTGGACCCTCAAGGAGGCCTACACCAAGGCGCTCGGGCAGGGCATGCGGCTCGGCTTCCACCAGTTCGGCTTCGGCTCCGACGGCGAGCTGTGCGGCCCCGACGGCCGGCCGGCCGGCCACGGCGAATGGGGATTCGGCACGCACTGGCTGCCCGACGGCTATCTCATCAGCGTGGCCCGCCAGGACGCCGGACTCGGCGACAGCGGCGGGGTCGACGGCGCCGACACCGGCGTCGCCACGATGCTCGACGAGGGGTTCATGGGCGAGATCGTGGAACTGCTCGGACCGGCGAACCGCCCGGCGCACGGCGGGGCGACCTGAGCGGCGACCTGCGCGGCGACCTGAGCGCCGAACGGCCCGGCGAACGGCCCGGCCGACGGCTCGGCGGCGAACTTCCCGCGAGATGGCGGGCCCGTGCGGACGCAGGTGCATAATCGGATCCCTGAACGCCGTCCACATGGCCGAGAATGACTCCTCGGCTCCATCGCGCCGAGTGGGGGACTCGACATGATCCGCATTCTCATCGCCGAAGACATGCACATGCTGCGTCGTGCCCTGGTCTCTCTGCTCGAACTGGAGGACGACCTGGAGGTCGTCGCCGAGCTGGCCTCCGGGGCGGAGATCGTGCCGACGGCGCAGAAGCTGCGGCCGGACGTCGCGGTCCTGGACATCGACCTGCCCGGCACCGACGGCATCACGGCGGCCGAGGCCCTGCACTCGACCGTGCCCGACTGCAGGGTGCTGATCCTCACCAGCCTGGGCCGCCCGGGCAACCTGCGCCGGGCCCTGTCCGCGCACGCCTCCGGCTTCATGCTGAAGGACGCCGAGCCGGAGCAGCTGTCCGAGGCGGTGCGCAAGGTGGCGGCCGGGGAGCGGGTGATCGACCCGCAGCTCGCGCTGTCCGCCCTGGACGCGGGGGCGTCGCCGCTGACCGAGCGGGAGGCGGAGGTGCTGCGGCTCGCCGCCGACGGCGAGGAGCCCGCCCAGATCGCGCACAAGCTGTACCTGTCGGCGGGCACGGTCCGCAACTATCTGACGACGGTCGTGACCAAGCTCGGCGCCCGCAACCGCGTCGACGCGATCCGTATCGCCCGGGACTCCGGCTGGCTGTGACCTCACGCCGCGACCGCCTCGCGGCCGAGGTCCAGGTCGAGACCGAGGTCGTCGGCGTCGTCCCGGGCGGGCGCGTGCCGCGCGTCGTGCGGCACCCGCGCCGTGAGGGTGAACGTTCCGCCGCTGTGCGCGACGTCCAGGGTGCCGCCGAGCCGGCGCAGCCGGGTGGTGAGGTTGCCGATCCCGGAACCGGCGTCGTCCGGGCGCGGATCGCCCATGGCCGCACCGTCGTTGGCCAGGCACAGCACGACGGTGCCGTCCGCGCCGTTCGAGCCGTCCGCCGTGGAGATGCGGCACTCCTGCGGCTGGCTGTGCCGCAGCGCGTTCGTCAGGGCCTCGCGCAGCACGGTCGCCAGCACCGTGTCGGCGGCGGGGCTCAGCGGGGCCGTGTGGCCGAGGCCGAGGCTCGCGCGGATTCCGGCCGCCGTCAGCATCGAACGGGCCGAACTCGCCTCGTCCGCCAGTGACATGGGGCGGTAGCCGCGAGCCACCGTCCGTACGTCGGCGAGCGCCTGCCGGCTCGTCGTCAGCACGTCCCCGATCTCCGCGCGCGCCTGCTCCGGCCGGCGCACGGCGAGCCGCTTCGCCAGCTCGCACTTCAGCGTGATCGTCGACAGGCTGTACCCCAGCAGGTCGTGCAGGTCCCGCGCGAAGCGCAGCCGCTCACTGACGACGGCGAGCCTGGCCTGCTCGGCCCGGGTCCGATGCGCCTCCTCGACGAGGTCCCGCAGGCGGGAGAGGCCGTAGACGACGAGGCCGGTCATGGCGGTCATGAAGAGCTGGTAGGAGAACTGGGCGATGTCGTGGAGGCCGAGTTCGTAGAGGATCACCTGGTTGCCGAGGACGACGCCTGTGTACGTCAGCCAGGAGAGGGGTCTGGGGAGGACGAGCAGGGCGGTGCCGGCGGCCAGGCCGGCCGCGTCGGCCCAGGCGTCCCCGTAGTACGCGTAGGGCACGAAGGCAAGCAGCAACTGGACCACTAGCAGTACGCGCCGC
Coding sequences within it:
- a CDS encoding polysaccharide pyruvyl transferase family protein, whose product is MNATSYLIAAAGIPNYGDEAIAAGWLRHLARTAPDRNVVLDCVDPARARRTLGGLHPRATFTDTLWRLSRAPGRPGPAEAVARVERAVLAADAEQDPGLRQLLAADVVHLLGGGYVNGLCPQHLGLVAGAGAAVRRSGGRAALTGLGLWPAFDDDGSALRHAVEPFTVLDVRDEVSLRALARTDARCTGDDLFLDAGPQLYRTDGEELPPVMVCAQTVELLDLAVKTVEAWGEGGGDGERIGLVECDPGDDHEVFAEAARRWPAARTYSAASLLTDGFPATAGQTWITSRFHPHLVAAAAGAAGVALDHGPAGYYAVKHRSLVECGSGWRISGGADIPERPEGKGFSPARQEELRTIKQRIAAEIHS
- a CDS encoding acyl-CoA dehydrogenase; its protein translation is MTAAVPADAGLTGAADAGAGLERRLGDPWDQANPYGFRALLQAEERSELLGPAEEALTASGFGAHLVPAALGGRLTRADELARAVRPVFRRDLALGFGHGITSLFAASAVWAAGSQAQRAHLAGLLCGGGRVAIVHHNLAHGSAVLRGELAARPHRSGGYTLSGRKDMVINAERADALVVYARTADAPAPGRGSHSVLLVDPAALPEGAVRALPRKVTGGMRGCHFSGFDFDDCPVPDDALIGAEGDGVRLALRTFQLNRALIPAAAIASVDTALRGAVRAQLGRGREDFGRHGPLLAGVFADLLACDAFASATLRSLHLLPDSAHLAAAAVKYLVPELLRDDVEALTTVLAADSTDPALPLTRALTAKLLRDLPAAGLGHAGTAACQAVIAPQLPLLARTSWFRAAEPPDAVLRPGGELPPLDLGALAVAGGDDFLAAALNATAGRLRDRRDQGAYERTLAAYARGFTAELWALHDRCAALPAGARPDLSSPEWCALVDRYALLSAAGAVVALWERRRDDGTFTGDPAWALLALSRLAGRLGLDLPEPPEGCVARVLAEVVARLRAGTGYDLHRTPLAEGEDLP
- a CDS encoding 4'-phosphopantetheinyl transferase superfamily protein, which encodes MTDTALTDVAITDAAITDTGSTGTTAPALTVGEPLYVPGIEGPWAPVRQALRWHGHAVVHGHWQRWLPAALADPDLRNLLGGRDWERFSGLTDPTARSRFAASRLLVRHAVGAALSVDPGSVELSYKPGGRPYIRGCGQIELSLSHTRDLIVVALSGRGRIGVDTELSDRRVRYAAVERSLCSPAERARLAHLDEAARNRELLRIWTLKEAYTKALGQGMRLGFHQFGFGSDGELCGPDGRPAGHGEWGFGTHWLPDGYLISVARQDAGLGDSGGVDGADTGVATMLDEGFMGEIVELLGPANRPAHGGAT
- a CDS encoding response regulator transcription factor, translated to MIRILIAEDMHMLRRALVSLLELEDDLEVVAELASGAEIVPTAQKLRPDVAVLDIDLPGTDGITAAEALHSTVPDCRVLILTSLGRPGNLRRALSAHASGFMLKDAEPEQLSEAVRKVAAGERVIDPQLALSALDAGASPLTEREAEVLRLAADGEEPAQIAHKLYLSAGTVRNYLTTVVTKLGARNRVDAIRIARDSGWL